One Narcine bancroftii isolate sNarBan1 chromosome 3, sNarBan1.hap1, whole genome shotgun sequence DNA window includes the following coding sequences:
- the sac3d1 gene encoding SAC3 domain-containing protein 1, translating to MRAAACPGMCPEREGSERRLHRLERRTGAAVKEWRRPAAGGGGPGAAAELRPPAVLLRTVRHLLEAVVPLAEAEAEPEPWALVHPFVADRLRSVRQDLAAQRLGGRPAAAILEPSLRFLLAGPLWLERPPPRRSRPGEPGSVDAQARECFSRLFAAYTEGGDENQAEFQALALLFELGSDKAVHHALQLPSHIRESSEMKMAFAIHRALAEGNYVRCLRLVRCLPFLESCVVSRHIPMLRHRLLRAFSHGYSSRNCCYPLPTLVELLAVDSQGIAADLCQRHGQQVTGNSVCFQKNSYKDPDIIPEFKELELVIKKQGNRTRSSIILGLKMKLSPE from the exons ATGAGAGCCGCGGCCTGCCCCGGGATGTGCCCCGAACGGGAAGGCTCCGAGCGCCGGCTGCACCGGCTGGAGCGGCGGACGGGCGCGGCGGTGAAGGAGTGGAGGCGGCCGGCGGCGGGCGGCGGAGGCCCGGGGGCCGCGGCCGAGTTGCGGCCTCCCGCGGTGCTACTGCGGACCGTGCGGCACCTGCTGGAGGCCGTGGTGCCGCTGGCCGAGGCCGAGGCCGAACCCGAGCCCTGGGCCCTCGTCCACCCCTTCGTGGCCGACCGGCTCCGCAGCGTCCGCCAGGATTTGGCCGCCCAGCGCCTCGGGGGCCGCCCGGCCGCCGCCATCCTGGAGCCGAGCCTTCGCTTCCTGCTCGCCGGGCCTCTCTGGCTCGAACGGCCGCCGCCCCGCCGCTCCCGGCCCGGGGAACCCGGCTCCGTCGACGCCCAGGCCCGCGAGTGCTTCAGCCGCCTGTTCGCCGCCTACACTGAGGGGGGCGACGAGAACCAGGCCGAGTTCCAGGCTCTGGCGCTGCTCTTTGAGCTGG GGTCGGATAAAGCTGTCCATCATGCTTTGCAGTTGCCTTCCCACATCAGAGAGTCGTCTGAGATGAAGATGGCATTTGCCATTCACCGAGCTTTGGCGGAGGGAAACTATGTGCGCTGCCTGAGGTTGGTGCGTTGCCTCCCCTTCCTGGAGAGCTGTGTGGTTTCTCGGCATATCCCAATGCTCCGGCACAGACTGCTCCGTGCATTCAGCCACGGTTACAGCAGTCGCAACTGTTGCTACCCTCTCCCGACCCTGGTGGAACTCTTGGCTGTGGACTCTCAGGGCATAGCTGCTGATCTTTGCCAGCGACATGGCCAACAGGTGACCGGTAACTCGGTGTGTTTCCAGAAGAACAGCTACAAGGACCCTGACATCATCCCTGAATTCAAAGAGCTGGAATTGGTGATCAAAAAGCAAGGGAACAGGACAAGGTCGAGCATAATTCTCGGCCTCAAAATGAAGCTGAGTCCTGAGTGA
- the LOC138758610 gene encoding zinc finger CCCH domain-containing protein 13-like, giving the protein MEEEYSAEIYLNIINDKRNDQKREQNSKKNRNEERQRSKHKQNRKAERRESTEKEENIQRQGTGEDVGIVKGEEESKRNDNEGEVVNHVNSVNVVQTPPSSQENWIIKKEKTGKSIKFAVAHNRWDSLDPGSKVRSRNDQHDTDHGQFRGKRDSRGGGEKILDRSEKVVLADTHPKLKKGGSEKHRNASEEWTNWVDPYISLSSHPPRYSPEKEEVTEHHQYCASPESFTERNSRIAHIMRSNLSDPELKVNQRRVEKPQWAEAPVTRSERQRFPDVHLDMPELAPHPSLESESLGPTLQTATWPSAGHTGRKSRSREDIGDGHSAPAFPAENLNTTSETPRGTAKEVGSNRGSREDQCSSGRRGERDHKWGGEEILGRREKGADQESREGRSEERLAESWGDLYTNPSSRLPKHSDLVGPECGEQMRCVPEKDSDPSGKPTEPKLNTSPKSGGTASREVRRKHLKNRGLSAAQERSDIQPEAPQRMDAELTISRTHGTTVAAEQGPHALGDALLPPESLARKPRKGSRHKNTVVAGAPGSWGGGETGSAAVQGSDGYGEGNIRAEGPSGAENWEQKFSPVIQSQAKHRDRCPENAEKENNHRSRRPRFSHNGENPSVSPYSHVFTVTTKSNGTEVISSLQEQRLDFSETALSRQPVSAYGSPNQLSLSSAAPIKDSQQDISDGPDSDGIALTCKAPDPDDHAEPSDADNSRQRSRRQSQRDLHCDPEDDGEREVDANPTSAHSSSSRRQGATTPSQGMVALSDVLRPVVLASWTRGAAVVSSGISATSGNFAHQPRKRIWRTRKRYQEEARAAVRIQAAWKGHQTRAQFQKQKEAAVIIQAAYRGYRIRKIFTDFSWAIENEMQVMRRLGWGYSVIFLQERTHGDESQADSEEDRLESSDRMITGSRTVTE; this is encoded by the exons ATGGAAGAAGAGTATTCTGCAGAAATATATCTCAACATAATAAATGATAAAAGGAATGATCAAAAAAGAGaacaaaattcaaagaaaaacagaaatgAAGAAAGGCAACGAAGCAAACATAAACAGAACAGGAAAGCAGAAAGAAGAGAGAGTACGGAAAAAGAAGAGAATATTCAGAGACAAGGAACAGGAGAGGATGTTGGAATAGTCAAAGGGGAAGAGGAATCAAAGAGGAATGACAATGAAG GAGAAGTTGTGAACCATGTTAATTCGGTGAACGTCGTTCAAACGCCACCGAGCTCCCAGGAGAATTGGATTATTAAGAAAGAGAAAACCGGGAAATCCATTAAATTTGCAGTGGCCCATAACAGATGGGACTCACTCGACCCAGGGTCGAAGGTGAGGTCGCGGAATGACCAGCATGACACGGATCACGGCCAGTTCAGGGGCAAGAGAGACagcaggggtggtggggagaagaTCCTCGACCGGTCAGAGAAGGTGGTCCTTGCAGACACGCACCCAAAGTTGAAAAAGGGAGGGTCGGAAAAGCACCGAAATGCCTCCGAGGAGTGGACAAACTGGGTGGATCCTTACATCAGCCTCTCGTCACACCCCCCGAGGTACAGTCCGGAGAAAGAAGAGGTCACTGAACATCACCAATACTGCGCCTCGCCGGAATCCTTCACGGAACGGAACAGTAGAATCGCCCACATCATGCGGTCGAATCTCAGCGACCCAGAGCTGAAAGTAAATCAGCGCAGAGTAGAGAAACCACAGTGGGCCGAAGCCCCCGTGACGCGCTCCGAGAGGCAGAGGTTCCCCGACGTCCACCTTGACATGCCGGAGTTGGCTCCTCATCCCTCCTTGGAGAGCGAGAGCCTCGGCCCCACCCTACAGACGGCCACCTGGCCATCGGCTGGGCACACCGGGAGGAAATCGAGATCGAGAGAAGACATTGGGGATGGCCATAGCGCGCCCGCGTTCCCCGCCGAGAACCTGAACACCACGTCCGAGACTCCCAGAGGGACGGCAAAGGAGGTGGGCTCCAACCGGGGGTCCAGGGAAGACCAATGTTCCAGCGGTCGTCGGGGGGAGAGAGATCACaagtggggaggagaggagattcTCGGCAGGCGGGAGAAGGGTGCGGACCAAGAGTCCAGGGAAGGAAGGTCGGAAGAACGCCTAGCTGAGAGTTGGGGAGATCTCTATACCAACCCTTCTTCGCGCCTGCCGAAACACAGTGACCTGGTCGGCCCGGAATGCGGGGAGCAGATGAGGTGCGTCCCGGAGAAAGACTCGGACCCCAGCGGCAAACCCACCGAACCCAAGCTGAACACTTCGCCGAAGTCGGGGGGCACCGCAAGTCGCGAGGTCAGGAGGAAGCATCTCAAGAACAGGGGACTGTCAGCCGCCCAAGAACGGAGTGACATCCAGCCGGAGGCCCCGCAGAGAATGGACGCCGAGCTCACCATATCCAGGACACATGGCACGACCGTGGCCGCGGAGCAGGGACCCCACGCTCTCGGCGACGcccttctccctcccgagtctctTGCGAGAAAACCACGAAAAGGCTCGAGGCATAAAAACACCGTGGTCGCCGGCGCTCCAGGGTCTTGGGGCGGTGGAGAAACGGGGAGCGCTGCGGTGCAGGGGAGCGACGGATACGGTGAGGGGAACATCAGAGCAGAAGGACCGAGTGGCGCGGAGAATTGGGAGCAGAAGTTCTCCCCGGTGATCCAATCTCAAGCAAAACACCGAGACCGGTGTCCCGAGAACGCGGAAAAGGAGAATAATCACCGAAGCAGGCGACCCAGATTCAGTCATAACGGCGAGAACCCCAGTGTCAGCCCTTATTCTCATGTCTTTACAGTCACCACCAAGTCCAACGGAACTGAAGTCATCAGCTCTCTGCAGGAACAACGGCTGGATTTTTCGGAAACTGCCCTATCAAGGCAGCCGGTGTCCGCCTACGGATCCCCAAACCAACTGAGTTTGAGTTCAGCGGCTCCAATCAAAGACAGCCAACAGGACATCTCCGATGGCCCAGACTCTGATGGCATCGCTTTAACATGCAAGGCACCCGACCCCGACGATCATGCGGAACCGAGCGACGCCGACAACTCGCGGCAAAGGTCCCGCAGACAAAGCCAGAGAGACCTTCACTGTGATCCCGAGGATGATGGAGAACGAGAGGTGGACGCCAACCCGACCTCTGCCCACTCCAGTTCATCGAGGCGCCAGGGGGCGACGACGCCTTCGCAGGGAATGGTGGCCTTGTCAGACGTCCTGAGACCAGTCGTCTTGGCATCTTGGACCCGCGGTGCTGCGGTGGTCTCCAGCGGGATTTCGGCCACCTCAGGCAACTTTGCGCACCAACCTCGGAAGAGGATATGGCGAACTCGGAAACGCTACCAAGAGGAAGCCAGGGCCGCTGTAAGGATTCAGGCTGCCTGGAAAGGACATCAAACTCGGGCACAGTTCCAGAAGCAGAAAGAAGCTGCGGTCATCATCCAAGCCGCATACCGTGGCTACCGGATCAGAAAGATTTTCACAGATTTTAGCTGGGCGATTGAGAACGAAATGCAAGTCATGAGGAGGCTCGGCTGGGGGTATTCGGTGATCTTCTTGCAAGAAAGAACGCATGGAGATGAGAGCCAAGCAGATTCAGAAGAGGACAGGCTTGAGTCATCGGACAGAATGATAACGGGCAGCCGGACAGTCACCGAGTAA